A genomic region of Mycobacterium sp. Aquia_213 contains the following coding sequences:
- a CDS encoding AMP-binding protein has protein sequence MSVLESSIPAVLGENARRQPNDTAFTFIDYDVDPKGFAESLTWSQLHRRALTVAEELRRCGTTGDRVAILAPQSLDYVVGFLGALQAGFIAVPLSVPQFGAHDSRISSALQDCTPAAIITTSAVVDGVVKYAESHGGSAAPTVIEIDSLDFYSAGEFSPAEYAHPKEAYLQYTSGSTGQPAGVVITHENVVTNCQQLESGLFDVSGPPETLVSWLPFYHDMGLLQGICFPTVWARPAVLTSPIAFLIEPARWMRLLASSPRPFSGGPNFAFDLAVRRISDDDMAGLDLSGVVGLANGSERVQPASIARFMERFSRYNLPETAIRPSYGLAEATLYVASAKTGQAPKSVRFQYQQLSGGQATPCTEEQGGSDLISYGAMKSPLVRIVNPETKTETASGVIGEIWAHGSNIGNGYWRNPERTKRTFGARITTPSAGTPEGPWLRTGDLGFICDGELFIMGRLKDLLIVDGRNHYPDDIESTIGQITKGRVAAISVANDTTEQLVAIAEVKNRAGSDEDAQQKLRSIRRDVAAAISSAHGVRIADLVLVAPGSLPLTTSGKVRRSTCVESYRLEEFERLDVSA, from the coding sequence ATGTCCGTACTCGAGTCCTCCATTCCTGCGGTGCTGGGCGAAAATGCTCGCCGGCAGCCAAATGACACGGCATTCACATTCATCGACTATGACGTGGATCCGAAAGGCTTCGCCGAAAGCTTGACCTGGTCGCAGCTGCACCGGCGCGCGTTGACCGTTGCCGAGGAGCTCCGCCGCTGCGGGACCACGGGCGATCGGGTTGCGATATTGGCTCCGCAGAGCCTCGACTACGTCGTTGGCTTTCTGGGCGCGCTACAGGCGGGCTTCATCGCGGTTCCGCTGTCGGTCCCGCAATTCGGCGCCCACGACAGCCGCATATCGTCGGCACTGCAGGATTGCACCCCGGCCGCCATTATCACGACGTCCGCTGTCGTTGACGGGGTCGTCAAATATGCTGAGTCGCACGGCGGTTCGGCCGCCCCGACGGTCATCGAAATCGACTCACTCGACTTTTACTCCGCCGGTGAATTCAGCCCGGCCGAATACGCGCATCCCAAGGAAGCGTATCTGCAGTACACGTCGGGATCGACCGGCCAGCCGGCCGGTGTCGTGATCACTCACGAGAACGTGGTGACGAATTGCCAGCAGCTCGAGTCGGGCTTGTTCGACGTTTCCGGGCCGCCGGAGACGCTGGTGTCGTGGCTGCCGTTCTATCACGACATGGGACTCCTTCAGGGCATCTGCTTCCCGACGGTGTGGGCACGTCCCGCGGTGTTGACGAGTCCGATCGCATTTCTGATCGAGCCGGCTCGGTGGATGAGGCTGCTTGCGAGCAGTCCCCGGCCGTTCTCCGGCGGGCCGAACTTCGCTTTCGACCTGGCGGTGCGCAGAATATCGGACGACGACATGGCCGGGCTCGATCTGAGCGGTGTGGTGGGGCTCGCCAATGGCAGTGAACGGGTGCAGCCGGCCTCGATCGCGCGCTTCATGGAGCGATTCTCCCGATACAACCTGCCCGAGACGGCCATCCGGCCGTCCTATGGGCTCGCCGAGGCGACGCTGTACGTCGCCAGCGCGAAGACGGGGCAGGCGCCCAAATCCGTGCGCTTCCAGTACCAGCAACTGTCGGGCGGCCAAGCCACGCCATGCACCGAGGAGCAAGGCGGTAGCGACCTGATCAGCTACGGCGCCATGAAGTCGCCACTGGTGCGCATCGTCAATCCCGAAACCAAGACCGAGACGGCATCCGGTGTCATCGGCGAGATCTGGGCGCACGGGTCGAACATCGGCAACGGGTACTGGCGCAATCCGGAGCGGACCAAGCGCACTTTTGGTGCACGGATTACCACCCCGTCGGCGGGCACACCGGAGGGTCCCTGGCTGCGGACGGGCGACCTGGGGTTCATCTGCGACGGCGAATTGTTCATCATGGGCCGCCTCAAGGACCTGCTGATCGTGGACGGGCGCAATCACTACCCGGACGACATCGAATCGACGATCGGGCAGATCACCAAGGGCCGGGTGGCCGCGATTTCGGTCGCCAATGACACCACCGAGCAGCTTGTCGCCATCGCGGAGGTCAAGAACCGGGCCGGCTCCGACGAGGATGCTCAGCAGAAACTCCGCTCGATACGGCGCGATGTCGCCGCCGCGATATCGAGCGCACACGGCGTCCGTATCGCCGATCTCGTTCTGGTGGCGCCCGGTTCGCTTCCGCTCACGACGAGTGGCAAGGTGCGCCGCTCGACGTGTGTCGAGTCCTATCGGCTCGAAGAGTTTGAGCGCTTGGACGTTTCGGCGTGA
- the pks2 gene encoding sulfolipid-1 biosynthesis phthioceranic/hydroxyphthioceranic acid synthase — protein MTSAGPDEAGGLERWLIDYLVTEIGCDRDDVGLDVAFNDLGVGSRDAVVLSGELATVAGRPVSPLDFWQHPTINELVQFLTTPESESEAQVVSAERGWADEPIAVIGLGCRFPGDISGPDAYWRFLCEGRSSVSEVPADRWLPFDDGSPEIATALAATTRWASVLTDVDGFDAEFFEISPHEATAMDPQQRLLLEVAWEALEHAGIPAESLRRSQTGVFAGACATDYGYLAGTDLSRVDAWSNIGGALSIIANRLSYFLDLRGPSVSVDTACSSSLVAVHMGCQSLRTGDCDLAIAAGVNLLLSPAIFRSFDGAEALSPTGQCKSFDADADGFVRGEGCGAVILKRVSDAVRDGDRVLAVVRGSAVNQDGRSNGLMAPNPAAQMAVLRAACANAGVAPHQVDYVETHGTGTLLGDPIEARALGTVLGRGRPEDGPLLLGAVKSNMGHLEGAAGIAGLIKAVLAVHRGHIPPNMNYRTPNPHIPFDEMRLKVVAEPTDWPQTGLPRRAGVSSFGFGGTNAHVVVEQAPDLDPVASQPVPAVSTLVLSGKTSERVSSLASTLADWMDGDGADVALPDVAHTLNHHRSRHGLFGTVCARDRAQATAGLRALAAGMPADGVVAPYPGTSRPGTVFVYSGQGSQWAGMGRQLLADEPAFAAAVAELEPIFVAQAGFSLQQVLAEGQPVTGIERIQPLLVGVQLALTALWRSYGVEPDAVIGHSMGEVTAAVVAGALSVADGLRVISTRSRLMSRLSGQGAMALVESDAAATEKLLVDYPQVSIAVYASPSQTVIAGPPDQVDAVIAVVADADRLARRVEVDVASHHRIIEPILPELCSALADLAPDAPAIPVISTTSGPDETPAFDADHWAANLRNPVRFSQAIGTAGDSHATFIEISPHPLLAHAINDTLGTGDYRIVSTLARDADDTLVFHTNLNASHRGHPPQTPHPPEPHPCLPASPWHHTRHWIGAGEHRAQLPAGETAAAGGRTVSVHPLLGVHVRLPEEPERHVWQGEVGTTAQPWLADHQVYAVPALPGAAYCEMALAAARETLGDASEVRDIRFEQMLLLDGQTALSADASVQAPGVVSFAVQTDEEGEYTRRAAATLQAIDELGQPPVHDVAALLAAHPNRVDGTQLRAWFDNRGVRFGPAFAGLAAAHTANTANGTVLAEVGPPEQVNLQHNAFQVHPALLDACFQSVAAHARSSEIADGGLLLPLGVRRLRSYGSLQNARYCLSRVTEANQIGMEADLDVFDENGAVLLIVRGLRVGSDVSESGTRQRVLAERLLTIDWEPHDLPAAADGAAGTWLLLTASDADDSLAARLADALKTEGAHCETGRWPNGGQPGLPIGDAAGVVVLAGPASDDNDEQCPARGREQVRHLVGIARALTEASEDPPRLYVVTRNAQTVLPDDPLNLEQAGLRGLMRVIAAEDAELRATQIDLDEATDAAQLARQLLAGSDEDETAWRNGRWYTARLRSAPLRPDERHTAIANHQLDGMRLEIRTPGDLEGLELVAFERTSPGPGQIEVAVTASSLNFADVLIAMGRFPSVDGRQPRLGMDFAGVVTAVGPGVTDRQVGDRVGGVSENGCWATFVTCDAKLAVTLPPGLDAEQAAAATTAYATAWYGLQDMARIKPGERVLIHSATGGVGRAAIAIARLVGAEIFATAGSPQRRALLHDMGIEHVYDSRSTEFADLIRRDTDGYGVDVVLNSVTGAAQRAGFELLAIGGRFVEIGKRDVYGDTRLGQYPFRRNLTFHYLDLALMAASHPQQVGDLLGTVYRLVGDGELPPLEHTAYPLDQAATAIRVMGAAEHNGKLVLSIPREGQSTVLVPPERASVFRGDGSYIITGGLGGLGLFLATEMGKAGCGRIVLTARANPTPKARQAIERIRAGGADVVVESGSMAEADTAARVVAAATATGLPLRGVLHAAAVVVDATLANLTDEVIDRDWAPKVYGAWNLHHATAGQPLDWFCCFSSAAALVGSAGQGAYAAANSWVDAFTVWRRSLGLPALAIAWGPWGEVGRATHLAAGGRTDMITPDEGAYAFQELLRYNRGYTGYVPTTGTSWLAELVGHCPFAEAFQDAGPHQAAGTTLRTELRSLPQDEWPTRLQRLITEQTGLILRRTVDPDRPFVEHGLDSLGNLELRTRIEAETGVRITPKAIATHNTAHALSVHLAETLVAGEVVAKA, from the coding sequence GTGACATCGGCCGGTCCTGACGAGGCCGGGGGGCTAGAGCGCTGGTTGATCGACTATCTCGTTACCGAGATCGGTTGTGATCGTGACGATGTCGGCCTCGATGTGGCGTTCAACGACTTGGGAGTGGGCTCGCGAGACGCGGTCGTGCTCTCGGGGGAGTTGGCGACGGTCGCTGGCCGGCCGGTGTCGCCGTTGGATTTTTGGCAGCACCCCACGATCAACGAATTGGTGCAGTTTCTGACCACACCCGAGTCGGAGTCCGAGGCCCAGGTGGTCTCGGCGGAGCGCGGTTGGGCCGACGAGCCGATCGCGGTGATCGGCTTGGGATGCCGGTTCCCCGGGGATATTTCCGGGCCGGACGCGTACTGGCGGTTCTTGTGTGAGGGCCGTTCGTCGGTATCCGAGGTGCCTGCCGACCGATGGCTGCCGTTCGACGACGGTTCGCCCGAGATCGCGACGGCATTGGCCGCCACCACCCGATGGGCGTCGGTGTTGACCGATGTCGACGGTTTCGACGCCGAATTCTTCGAGATCTCCCCGCATGAAGCGACGGCGATGGACCCGCAGCAGCGGTTGTTGCTGGAGGTGGCCTGGGAAGCCTTGGAGCATGCCGGGATTCCCGCGGAATCACTGCGGCGATCGCAGACGGGGGTTTTCGCCGGAGCGTGCGCGACCGACTACGGGTATCTGGCCGGAACGGACCTCAGTCGTGTCGACGCGTGGAGCAACATCGGCGGCGCGCTGAGCATCATCGCCAATCGGCTGTCGTATTTCCTGGATCTACGCGGTCCGTCCGTGTCGGTGGACACGGCCTGCTCGTCGTCGCTGGTGGCCGTGCACATGGGATGTCAGAGCCTGCGCACCGGGGATTGCGATCTGGCCATCGCCGCGGGCGTGAACCTGCTGTTGTCGCCGGCCATCTTCCGCAGCTTCGACGGAGCCGAAGCGTTGTCGCCGACGGGTCAGTGCAAATCCTTCGACGCGGACGCGGACGGATTCGTCCGCGGCGAAGGCTGCGGCGCGGTGATCCTCAAGCGAGTCAGCGACGCCGTGCGCGACGGGGATCGGGTGCTGGCGGTGGTGCGGGGATCGGCGGTCAATCAGGATGGCCGGTCCAACGGGCTGATGGCACCGAATCCGGCCGCGCAGATGGCGGTGCTGCGCGCGGCGTGCGCCAACGCGGGCGTCGCGCCACATCAGGTCGACTATGTCGAGACCCATGGCACCGGAACACTGTTGGGCGATCCCATCGAGGCGCGTGCGCTGGGCACGGTGCTGGGTCGCGGACGTCCCGAAGACGGTCCGCTGCTGCTCGGCGCCGTCAAATCGAACATGGGTCATCTGGAGGGGGCGGCCGGAATCGCCGGCCTCATCAAGGCGGTGCTGGCGGTACACCGCGGGCACATCCCGCCGAACATGAACTACCGGACGCCGAATCCGCACATCCCGTTCGACGAGATGCGTCTGAAAGTCGTTGCAGAACCCACGGATTGGCCGCAGACCGGGCTGCCACGGCGAGCGGGCGTGTCGTCGTTCGGCTTCGGCGGCACCAATGCCCACGTGGTGGTTGAACAGGCCCCGGATCTGGATCCCGTTGCGTCCCAACCAGTCCCGGCGGTGAGCACGCTGGTGTTGTCGGGCAAGACGAGCGAGCGGGTGAGCTCGCTGGCGTCGACGTTGGCCGACTGGATGGACGGCGACGGCGCGGACGTGGCATTGCCCGACGTCGCGCACACGCTAAACCACCACCGGTCCCGGCACGGGCTGTTCGGCACCGTCTGTGCGCGCGATCGTGCCCAGGCGACCGCTGGGTTGCGGGCGCTGGCTGCGGGCATGCCGGCCGACGGGGTGGTGGCCCCGTACCCGGGAACGTCGCGGCCAGGCACGGTGTTCGTGTATTCCGGTCAGGGCTCCCAGTGGGCGGGAATGGGCCGGCAGTTGCTGGCCGATGAGCCGGCTTTCGCCGCGGCGGTCGCCGAGCTGGAGCCGATATTCGTTGCCCAGGCCGGGTTTTCGCTGCAGCAGGTACTGGCCGAGGGCCAGCCGGTGACCGGCATCGAGCGGATTCAGCCGCTGCTGGTGGGTGTGCAGCTGGCGCTGACGGCGCTGTGGCGCTCCTATGGCGTAGAGCCGGACGCCGTGATCGGACATTCGATGGGTGAGGTCACCGCGGCCGTGGTGGCCGGGGCCTTGAGCGTCGCCGACGGCTTGCGGGTGATTTCCACCCGGTCGCGGTTGATGTCACGGCTGTCCGGCCAGGGGGCGATGGCGCTGGTGGAATCCGACGCCGCGGCCACCGAGAAGCTGCTGGTCGATTACCCGCAGGTGAGCATCGCGGTGTATGCCTCGCCGAGCCAGACGGTGATCGCCGGGCCGCCCGATCAGGTCGACGCGGTGATTGCGGTAGTGGCCGACGCCGACCGGCTGGCCCGGCGCGTCGAGGTCGACGTCGCCTCCCATCACCGCATCATCGAGCCGATCCTGCCCGAATTATGTTCTGCGCTAGCCGATTTAGCCCCGGATGCGCCGGCCATCCCGGTGATCAGCACTACCAGCGGACCCGATGAGACGCCGGCGTTCGACGCCGACCACTGGGCGGCCAACCTGCGCAACCCGGTTCGGTTCAGCCAGGCCATCGGCACGGCCGGTGACAGCCATGCCACGTTCATCGAAATCAGCCCACACCCCTTGCTCGCCCACGCCATCAATGACACCCTCGGCACCGGTGACTACCGGATCGTCAGCACCTTGGCGCGCGACGCCGACGACACGCTGGTGTTCCACACCAACCTCAACGCGAGCCACCGCGGCCATCCACCGCAAACCCCGCACCCGCCCGAACCACATCCGTGCCTGCCCGCCTCGCCCTGGCACCACACCCGCCACTGGATCGGCGCCGGAGAGCATCGTGCGCAGTTGCCGGCTGGCGAAACCGCGGCGGCCGGAGGTCGCACCGTTTCGGTGCATCCCCTGTTGGGGGTGCACGTGCGGCTGCCCGAGGAGCCCGAACGTCATGTCTGGCAGGGCGAAGTCGGCACCACGGCACAGCCATGGCTCGCCGACCACCAGGTGTACGCCGTGCCGGCGCTGCCCGGAGCCGCGTACTGCGAGATGGCGCTGGCTGCGGCCCGCGAGACCCTGGGTGACGCGTCGGAGGTCCGCGATATCCGGTTCGAACAGATGTTGCTGCTCGACGGCCAGACCGCGCTGAGCGCCGACGCGTCGGTGCAGGCTCCCGGTGTCGTCTCCTTCGCGGTGCAAACCGATGAGGAGGGGGAGTACACGCGGCGAGCCGCCGCGACCCTGCAGGCCATCGACGAGCTGGGCCAGCCACCGGTACACGACGTTGCCGCCCTGCTCGCCGCACATCCGAACCGGGTGGACGGGACGCAGCTGCGGGCGTGGTTCGACAACCGCGGAGTCCGGTTCGGCCCCGCGTTCGCGGGTCTGGCGGCCGCGCACACCGCCAATACCGCGAACGGCACCGTGCTGGCCGAAGTCGGACCCCCGGAGCAGGTTAACTTGCAGCACAACGCTTTTCAGGTGCATCCCGCGCTGCTCGACGCCTGCTTCCAGTCGGTCGCGGCGCATGCGCGCAGCAGCGAGATCGCCGACGGCGGTCTGCTCTTGCCGCTAGGGGTGCGCCGGCTGCGCAGCTACGGGTCGCTGCAGAACGCCCGTTACTGCCTGAGCCGGGTGACCGAGGCCAACCAAATCGGGATGGAAGCCGACCTCGACGTGTTCGACGAGAACGGGGCCGTGCTGCTGATCGTGCGTGGGCTGCGCGTGGGTAGCGACGTCTCCGAAAGCGGCACACGCCAACGAGTCCTGGCCGAGCGCCTGCTGACGATCGACTGGGAGCCGCACGATCTGCCCGCCGCGGCGGACGGTGCGGCCGGGACCTGGTTGTTGCTGACGGCCTCCGATGCCGATGACTCGTTGGCCGCCCGGCTCGCCGACGCGCTGAAAACCGAAGGTGCGCACTGCGAAACCGGTCGCTGGCCGAACGGTGGACAGCCCGGCCTGCCGATAGGCGATGCCGCCGGTGTGGTGGTGCTGGCCGGGCCGGCATCCGACGACAACGATGAGCAGTGCCCGGCCCGCGGCCGCGAGCAGGTGCGGCATCTGGTCGGGATCGCCCGCGCGCTGACCGAAGCATCCGAGGACCCGCCCCGTTTGTATGTCGTGACCCGCAACGCCCAGACCGTGTTGCCCGATGACCCGCTCAACCTGGAACAAGCGGGGCTACGGGGGCTGATGCGGGTGATCGCCGCCGAAGATGCCGAGCTGCGGGCCACCCAGATCGACCTGGATGAGGCTACGGACGCCGCACAGCTGGCGCGCCAGCTGCTGGCTGGTTCGGACGAGGACGAAACCGCCTGGCGCAATGGGCGGTGGTACACCGCGCGGCTGCGCTCGGCCCCGCTGCGACCCGACGAGCGGCACACCGCCATCGCGAACCATCAGCTCGACGGCATGCGCCTGGAGATCCGCACTCCCGGCGACCTGGAAGGCCTGGAACTCGTTGCGTTCGAACGCACCTCACCGGGGCCGGGCCAGATCGAGGTCGCGGTCACCGCGTCCAGCCTCAACTTCGCCGATGTGCTGATCGCCATGGGCCGATTCCCCAGCGTCGACGGGCGTCAACCGCGGCTGGGTATGGACTTCGCGGGCGTGGTCACCGCGGTCGGGCCGGGCGTCACCGACCGTCAGGTGGGTGACCGCGTCGGCGGCGTGTCCGAAAACGGCTGTTGGGCAACGTTCGTCACCTGTGACGCCAAACTTGCCGTGACACTGCCGCCCGGCCTGGACGCCGAGCAGGCCGCGGCGGCCACGACGGCCTACGCCACCGCCTGGTACGGCCTGCAGGACATGGCCAGGATCAAGCCCGGGGAGCGAGTGCTGATCCACTCCGCAACCGGCGGGGTGGGGCGCGCCGCGATCGCGATAGCCCGGTTGGTGGGGGCGGAGATCTTTGCCACGGCGGGCAGCCCGCAACGGCGTGCACTGCTGCACGACATGGGCATCGAGCACGTCTACGACTCGCGCAGCACCGAATTCGCCGACCTCATCCGCCGCGATACCGACGGGTACGGCGTCGACGTCGTGCTCAACTCGGTCACCGGTGCCGCCCAACGCGCCGGCTTCGAACTGCTGGCGATCGGTGGCCGCTTCGTGGAGATCGGCAAGCGCGATGTCTACGGCGATACCCGGTTGGGCCAGTATCCCTTCCGCCGCAACCTCACGTTCCACTACCTCGACCTCGCGCTGATGGCTGCCAGCCACCCCCAGCAGGTGGGGGACCTGCTGGGTACCGTGTACCGGCTCGTCGGAGACGGCGAGTTACCGCCGCTCGAGCACACCGCCTATCCACTTGACCAGGCGGCCACGGCAATTCGCGTGATGGGTGCGGCTGAGCACAACGGAAAACTCGTGCTGTCCATCCCGCGCGAGGGGCAAAGTACCGTGCTGGTACCCCCGGAGCGGGCCAGCGTATTTCGCGGCGACGGTTCCTACATCATCACCGGCGGCCTGGGCGGACTCGGGCTGTTCCTGGCCACCGAGATGGGCAAGGCGGGCTGCGGCCGGATCGTGCTCACCGCCAGGGCCAACCCAACTCCCAAGGCGCGGCAGGCCATTGAGCGGATCCGCGCCGGCGGCGCCGACGTCGTCGTGGAGTCCGGCAGCATGGCCGAGGCCGACACCGCGGCCCGGGTGGTGGCAGCGGCCACGGCCACCGGGCTTCCGCTGCGCGGGGTGCTGCATGCCGCGGCGGTGGTCGTGGACGCCACTCTGGCCAACCTCACCGACGAGGTGATCGACCGTGACTGGGCGCCAAAGGTTTACGGCGCATGGAACCTGCACCACGCGACGGCCGGCCAGCCACTGGACTGGTTCTGCTGTTTCTCCTCCGCGGCCGCGCTAGTGGGCTCGGCCGGACAGGGCGCCTACGCGGCGGCCAACAGCTGGGTCGATGCCTTCACGGTATGGCGGCGCAGCCTGGGCCTGCCGGCGCTCGCCATCGCGTGGGGGCCGTGGGGCGAGGTTGGGCGTGCCACGCACCTGGCAGCGGGCGGGCGCACCGACATGATCACTCCCGACGAAGGCGCGTACGCATTCCAAGAGCTGCTGCGTTATAACCGCGGCTACACGGGCTACGTCCCGACGACGGGCACGTCCTGGCTGGCCGAGTTGGTTGGGCACTGCCCGTTCGCGGAAGCCTTCCAGGACGCGGGACCGCACCAGGCCGCCGGGACCACGTTGCGTACCGAACTTCGCTCGCTGCCGCAGGACGAATGGCCCACCCGGCTTCAGCGTCTGATCACCGAGCAGACCGGCCTGATCCTGCGCCGCACCGTCGATCCGGACCGCCCGTTCGTCGAACACGGACTGGACTCACTGGGCAATCTGGAGCTGCGGACCCGCATCGAAGCCGAGACCGGTGTCCGGATCACTCCCAAGGCCATCGCCACCCACAACACGGCCCATGCTTTGAGCGTGCACCTGGCCGAGACGCTGGTGGCCGGCGAGGTCGTAGCGAAAGCCTGA
- a CDS encoding permease — MAGKALAAIEHALALAGSMTWEILWALILGFVLSAVVQAVVRRSTIVALLGDDRPRTLAIAAGLGAASSSCSYAAVALARSLFRKGAHFTAAMAFEIGSTNLVVELGIILALLMGWQFTAAEFVGGPLMIVILAVLFRLFVRSRLVDAAREQAERGIAGSMEGHAAMDMSIKRDGSFTQRLFSAEGFTSVSHVFVMEWLAILRDLVLGLLIAGAIAAWVPEAFWREFFLADHPGWSAVWGPIVGPVVAIVSFVCSIGNVPLAAVLWNGGISFGGVIAFIYADLLILPILNIYRKYYGTRMMLTLLGTFYASMVAAGYLVELLFGTTNLIPAQRNATVMEASISWNYTTWLNIVFLVLAVVLVVRFVTSGGIPMVRMMGGSPEATEGHHHH; from the coding sequence ATGGCAGGCAAGGCGCTGGCAGCAATCGAGCATGCCCTGGCGCTGGCCGGGTCAATGACGTGGGAAATCCTGTGGGCGCTGATCCTGGGCTTCGTGCTGTCGGCGGTGGTGCAGGCGGTGGTGCGGCGCTCGACGATCGTGGCGCTACTCGGCGACGACCGACCACGCACCCTGGCGATAGCGGCCGGTCTGGGGGCGGCATCGTCGTCGTGCTCCTACGCCGCCGTCGCCTTGGCCCGGTCGTTGTTCCGCAAGGGTGCCCATTTCACCGCCGCGATGGCATTCGAGATCGGTTCCACCAACCTCGTGGTCGAGTTGGGCATCATCTTGGCGCTGCTGATGGGCTGGCAGTTCACCGCCGCGGAGTTCGTCGGCGGCCCGCTGATGATCGTCATCCTGGCCGTCTTGTTCCGGCTGTTCGTCCGATCCCGCCTCGTCGACGCCGCGCGCGAGCAGGCCGAGCGGGGAATTGCGGGCTCGATGGAGGGCCATGCCGCAATGGACATGTCCATCAAACGGGACGGCTCATTTACCCAGCGACTGTTTTCCGCTGAGGGCTTCACCTCGGTTTCGCACGTGTTCGTCATGGAATGGCTGGCGATCCTGCGCGACCTGGTGCTGGGTCTGCTGATCGCCGGTGCCATCGCGGCGTGGGTACCCGAAGCCTTCTGGCGGGAATTCTTTTTGGCTGACCACCCGGGCTGGTCGGCAGTGTGGGGGCCGATCGTGGGCCCCGTCGTGGCGATCGTGTCCTTCGTCTGCTCAATCGGCAATGTGCCGTTGGCCGCGGTGCTGTGGAACGGAGGCATCAGCTTCGGCGGCGTGATCGCCTTCATCTATGCCGACCTGCTGATCCTGCCGATCTTGAACATCTACCGGAAGTACTACGGCACCAGGATGATGCTGACGTTGCTCGGCACCTTCTACGCCTCGATGGTCGCCGCCGGCTACCTCGTCGAATTGCTGTTCGGCACAACGAATCTCATTCCGGCCCAGCGCAATGCCACCGTCATGGAGGCGTCGATCTCGTGGAACTACACCACCTGGCTCAATATCGTGTTTCTCGTTCTCGCGGTGGTGCTGGTCGTCCGGTTCGTCACGTCCGGGGGGATCCCGATGGTACGTATGATGGGCGGCTCCCCGGAGGCGACTGAGGGTCACCATCATCACTGA